AAACACTCCACTCTAAGCGGCCACAATTGCGCTCTAGAGCTATTTTTGCTAATTTAGTCAGCAGTGCTTTACCAATACCTTGGCGGCGAAATTCAGGGAGAACAAATAAATCTTCGAGATAAATTCCTGGCTTGGTAAGAAAGGTAGAATAATTGTGAAAAAATAATGCAAATCCCACCGCCTTACCTGCAACTTCAGCTAAAATTGCCTCTATATATTTTGGTTCACCAAATAGATGCTCTTTTAATGCTTGAGCGTTACCAGTAACAGCATCAGATAATTTTTCGTATTCTGCCAATCCCTGAATCAATTCAAACAGTACAGCACTATCACTAGCTTGGGCGAACCGGATAATTAAGTCACTATGGTAAGTCATTAGTATTGAGCGTATAGTTCAAAGTCCATACATAGCTTATAGCTAAGTGTGTAAATTTTCTTAACTAATGACTAATGACTAATGACCAATGACTTAGATTAACCAACCCTTTAAGCGTTTAGCTATATGGGGACGGCGTAATTTCCGCATAGCTTTACTTTGAATTTGGCGTACTCGTTCACGGGAAAGATTGAACATATTACCA
This region of Anabaena sphaerica FACHB-251 genomic DNA includes:
- a CDS encoding GNAT family N-acetyltransferase; protein product: MTYHSDLIIRFAQASDSAVLFELIQGLAEYEKLSDAVTGNAQALKEHLFGEPKYIEAILAEVAGKAVGFALFFHNYSTFLTKPGIYLEDLFVLPEFRRQGIGKALLTKLAKIALERNCGRLEWSVLDWNVSAQEFYRSMGADILEDWRICRVSEAAITQLANK